The following proteins are encoded in a genomic region of Agelaius phoeniceus isolate bAgePho1 chromosome 17, bAgePho1.hap1, whole genome shotgun sequence:
- the YWHAB gene encoding 14-3-3 protein beta/alpha — translation MDKSELVQKAKLAEQAERYDDMAAAMKAVTEQGHELSNEERNLLSVAYKNVVGARRSSWRVISSIEQKTERNEKKQQMGKEYREKIEAELQDICNDVLELLDKYLIVNATQPESKVFYLKMKGDYYRYLSEVASGDNKQTTVANSQQAYQEAFEISKKEMQPTHPIRLGLALNFSVFYYEILNSPEKACNLAKTAFDEAIAELDTLNEESYKDSTLIMQLLRDNLTLWTSENQGDEGDAGEGEN, via the exons ATGGATAAAAGTGAGTTGGTACAGAAAGCCAAGCTGGCTGAGCAGGCCGAGCGTTACGATGACATGGCTGCTGCTATGAAGGCTGTCACTGAGCAGGGACATGAACTGTCCAATGAAGAAAGGAATCTCCTCTCCGTGGCCTACAAGAACGTGGTCGGTGCCCGCCGCTCGTCCTGGCGTGTGATTTCCAGCATCGAacagaaaacagagagaaatgaGAAGAAACAGCAGATGGGAAAAGAATATCGTGAGAAAATTGAGGCTGAATTGCAGGATATCTGCAATGATGTTCTG GAACTCCTGGATAAATACCTTATTGTCAATGCCACACAGCCAGAAAGCAAGGTCTTCTATTTGAAAATGAAAGGTGATTACTACAGATACCTCTCAGAGGTGGCATCTGGGGACAATAAGCAAA CAACGGTAGCAAACTCCCAGCAAGCTTATCAGGAGGCATTTGAAATTAGCAAGAAAGAGATGCAGCCAACACACCCCATTCGACTCGGTTTGGCTCTAAATTTCTCTGTCTTCTACTATGAGATCCTAAATTCTCCTGAAAAAGCCTGTAATCTGGCAAAGACG GCATTTGATGAAGCGATAGCAGAGCTGGACACGCTGAATGAAGAGTCCTACAAAGACAGCACCCTGATCATGCAGCTGCTTAGGGACAACCTCACT CTATGGACGTCGGAAAACCAGGGAGATGAaggggatgctggggagggagagaaCTAA